In Tubulanus polymorphus chromosome 2, tnTubPoly1.2, whole genome shotgun sequence, a single window of DNA contains:
- the LOC141898717 gene encoding uncharacterized protein LOC141898717, with product MAQAFNGEASSPPRAILWAVPRSISTAFFRAMMNNKDVKVHLEPYAKAYYFGSERLSERYPDSPIEPNSTFADIKDICEQPESDCKAVFVKDMAYYLASRLNTTEFVPAGYTHTFLIRHPRKTIRSLYKMSLDSTLTGWTYFDPSEVGFEELCQMYDLVKDKLGQEPMVIDADDLVTDPEPILREYCARTGIPYDNAMVNWDQTPPEMKLFQDWLPWFEGTLKSTSFRSPATKKKTDEALPFDLEACIESNMPYYNKLYEKRFTKPSTDNLDIKQ from the exons atgGCTCAGGCTTTTAACGGGGAAGCATCATCACCACCCAGAGCGATATTATGGGCCGTGCCACGAAGCATCTCGACGGCGTTCTTCCGTGCCATGATGAATAACAAAGATGTAAAG GTGCACCTGGAACCCTATGCTAAAGCGTACTATTTCGGTAGCGAAAGACTAAGCGAACGATATCCAGACTCACCTATAGAACCGAATTCTACATTTGCAGACATCAAAGATATATGCGAACAACCAGAATCTG ACTGTAAAGCGGTTTTTGTCAAAGATATGGCGTATTACTTGGCTTCTCGACTCAATACAACTGAATTTGTGCCCGCCGGTTACACGCATACATTCCTGATCCGCCACCCGAGGAAAACAATCAGATCTCTTTATAAAATGTCATTAGATTCCACTCTTACTG GTTGGACATATTTTGACCCAAGCGAAGTTGGATTCGAAGAACTGTGTCAAATGTACGATCTAGTCAAAGATAAATTAGGCCAGGAACCAATGGTAATAGATGCGGATGATCTTGTTACCGACCCAG aaccgaTTCTACGTGAATATTGCGCACGCACCGGTATACCGTACGACAACGCTATGGTAAACTGGGATCAGACACCACCAGAGATGAAGCTGTTTCAGGATTGGTTGCCGTGGTTTGAGGGAACGCTGAAGTCAACTTCTTTCAGGTCGCCCGCGACGAAAAAGAAAACGGACGAAGCGCTTCCTTTTGATCTAGAAGCTTGTATAGAATCAAATATGCCTTATTACAATAAATTATACGAGAAAAGATTCACCAAACCATCTACTGATAATTTagatataaaacaataa
- the LOC141898716 gene encoding uncharacterized protein LOC141898716 isoform X1 — protein sequence MDKPLNLAHQEERKAERYLCAGKFTEAIACHEKAAEFMQQAIDATTTKSVLESLTLQHKNHLKQQEIILLKQKQQEQALKLKAKKLKDDKRQQKKNEMIQQEEKDKKYTDDTELNNYLIYRTMTETDSLLQFISNQGHVIGSEQIKSDALLNRATQESFTAAMKQPKCDQVIIEELRIHNEELCKLLKKYITKFEYVENENRLLKAKLTKYETMTASTLTEEEYSAIPGGMHIADDETLDLPPLDTPKFDFDAFKDFDDSSTSLP from the exons ATGGACAAACCATTAAATTTA gctCATCAAGAAGAAAGAAAAGCGGAAAGATATCTATGCGCAGGAAAGTTTACTGAAGCAATAGCCTGTCATGAAAAAGCTGCTG agTTTATGCAGCAAGCAATTGACGCAACAACGACGAAATCAGTATTAGAATCATTAACACTACAGCACAAAAACCACTTGAAACAACAAGAGATAATCCTgttgaaacagaaacaacaaGAACAAGCTTTAAAACTTAAAGCTAAGAAACTGAAAGATGACAAAAgacaacaaaagaaaaatgaaatgattcaaCAGGAAGAGAAGGATAAGAAATATACCGACGATACGGAATTaaataattatttgatttatcgTACGATGACTGAAACCGATTCACTTTTACAGTTTATAAGCAATCAGGGTCACGTGATAGGCAGCGAACAAATTAAAAgcgatgcattgttaaatcgCGCGACTCAGGAATCGTTTACAGCCGCGATGAAACAACCGAAATGCGACCAAGTTATTATCGAAGAACTTCGCATTCACAACGAGGAACTGTGCAAGTTACTTAAAAAGTACATTACCAAGTTCGAATATGTGGAGAACGAGAATAGACTGCTGAAAGCGAAACTGACTAAATATGAAACAATGACGGCTTCGACTTTAACGGAAGAAGAGTATAGCGCGATACCCGGTGGAATGCATATAGCAGACGATGAAACTCTCGATCTTCCTCCTTTAGACACGCCGAAATTTGACTTCGATGCTTTTAAAGATTTCGATGATTCGTCCACATCACTGCCCTAG
- the LOC141898716 gene encoding uncharacterized protein LOC141898716 isoform X2, producing MKKLLQAIDATTTKSVLESLTLQHKNHLKQQEIILLKQKQQEQALKLKAKKLKDDKRQQKKNEMIQQEEKDKKYTDDTELNNYLIYRTMTETDSLLQFISNQGHVIGSEQIKSDALLNRATQESFTAAMKQPKCDQVIIEELRIHNEELCKLLKKYITKFEYVENENRLLKAKLTKYETMTASTLTEEEYSAIPGGMHIADDETLDLPPLDTPKFDFDAFKDFDDSSTSLP from the exons ATGAAAAAGCTGCTG CAAGCAATTGACGCAACAACGACGAAATCAGTATTAGAATCATTAACACTACAGCACAAAAACCACTTGAAACAACAAGAGATAATCCTgttgaaacagaaacaacaaGAACAAGCTTTAAAACTTAAAGCTAAGAAACTGAAAGATGACAAAAgacaacaaaagaaaaatgaaatgattcaaCAGGAAGAGAAGGATAAGAAATATACCGACGATACGGAATTaaataattatttgatttatcgTACGATGACTGAAACCGATTCACTTTTACAGTTTATAAGCAATCAGGGTCACGTGATAGGCAGCGAACAAATTAAAAgcgatgcattgttaaatcgCGCGACTCAGGAATCGTTTACAGCCGCGATGAAACAACCGAAATGCGACCAAGTTATTATCGAAGAACTTCGCATTCACAACGAGGAACTGTGCAAGTTACTTAAAAAGTACATTACCAAGTTCGAATATGTGGAGAACGAGAATAGACTGCTGAAAGCGAAACTGACTAAATATGAAACAATGACGGCTTCGACTTTAACGGAAGAAGAGTATAGCGCGATACCCGGTGGAATGCATATAGCAGACGATGAAACTCTCGATCTTCCTCCTTTAGACACGCCGAAATTTGACTTCGATGCTTTTAAAGATTTCGATGATTCGTCCACATCACTGCCCTAG